Proteins found in one Methylococcus sp. EFPC2 genomic segment:
- a CDS encoding ribbon-helix-helix domain-containing protein produces the protein MTTRKKLNLAAALHNASGKTQSPTTPPAERPQSSPPAATSLVAPSRQGKKAVTGFFDPAVSRELKQIGLNRDLSVQALLTEAINDLLVKYGRSPIA, from the coding sequence ATGACTACTCGCAAAAAATTGAATCTCGCAGCGGCGCTTCACAACGCCTCCGGCAAAACGCAATCTCCCACAACTCCGCCGGCAGAACGCCCGCAATCTTCCCCACCCGCGGCGACATCGCTCGTTGCACCCAGCCGTCAGGGGAAAAAGGCTGTCACAGGCTTCTTCGACCCGGCCGTATCGCGCGAACTCAAACAAATCGGGCTTAACCGTGACCTTTCCGTTCAGGCATTGCTCACTGAGGCCATCAATGATTTGTTGGTCAAATACGGACGTAGCCCCATCGCCTAG
- a CDS encoding IS256 family transposase, protein MPSKTSKKKPAAALPSIPKELIDQMVSGPMDAEAINAASMAFKKALIERALGAELSHHLGYPPGADKPGEVGNHRNGVTGKTVLTEDGPLRIDIPRDRQGSFEPLLIPKHERRFTGFDDKIVAMYARGMTVREIQGFLAEQYGTEVSPEFISSVTDAVMAEVTAWQSRPLEAMYPVVFFDALRVKIREEAVVRNKAIYLALAVLPDGTRDILGLWIENTEGAKFWMKVFNDLKTRGVVDILIAVTDGLKGMPEALAAVFPATTLQTCIVHLIRNSLDYASWKDRKALAAAIKPIYTAPSAEAALAELDAFEQGLWGEKFPTVVAAWRRAWDRVIPFFAFPPAIRRVIYTTNAIESINARLRKILKTRGHFPSDDAASKLIWLALRNITADWGRAAKDWKDAMNQFAILYAERFEAARG, encoded by the coding sequence ATGCCAAGCAAGACGAGCAAGAAGAAACCGGCAGCGGCGCTGCCCAGCATTCCGAAAGAACTCATAGACCAGATGGTCAGTGGCCCGATGGACGCCGAGGCGATCAATGCCGCCTCGATGGCGTTCAAGAAGGCGCTGATCGAACGTGCACTGGGCGCCGAACTCAGCCATCACCTGGGTTACCCACCCGGCGCCGACAAGCCCGGCGAGGTGGGCAATCACCGCAACGGGGTGACCGGCAAGACGGTGCTGACCGAAGACGGGCCGCTTCGGATCGACATCCCGCGCGACCGTCAGGGCAGCTTCGAACCCCTGCTTATCCCTAAGCACGAGCGGCGCTTCACCGGTTTCGATGACAAGATCGTGGCCATGTACGCCCGGGGCATGACGGTGCGCGAGATTCAGGGCTTCCTGGCCGAGCAGTACGGCACCGAGGTTTCACCGGAATTCATCAGTTCAGTCACCGATGCGGTGATGGCCGAGGTCACCGCCTGGCAGTCACGCCCGCTCGAAGCCATGTATCCGGTGGTGTTCTTCGATGCTCTGCGGGTCAAGATTCGCGAGGAGGCGGTGGTCCGCAACAAGGCGATCTACCTGGCCTTGGCTGTTCTGCCAGACGGCACGCGCGACATCCTCGGGTTGTGGATCGAGAACACCGAGGGCGCCAAGTTCTGGATGAAGGTCTTCAATGACCTCAAGACGCGCGGTGTGGTCGACATCCTGATCGCCGTCACCGACGGCCTGAAGGGCATGCCCGAGGCCTTGGCCGCCGTTTTCCCAGCGACCACGCTGCAGACCTGTATCGTGCATCTGATTCGCAACAGCCTCGACTACGCGAGTTGGAAGGACCGTAAGGCACTGGCGGCAGCGATCAAGCCGATCTACACCGCGCCCAGCGCCGAAGCCGCGCTGGCCGAACTCGACGCGTTCGAGCAAGGCCTCTGGGGTGAGAAATTCCCGACCGTGGTCGCCGCCTGGCGGCGGGCCTGGGACCGGGTGATTCCCTTCTTTGCCTTCCCGCCCGCCATCCGCCGGGTGATCTACACGACCAATGCCATCGAGAGCATCAACGCCCGACTGCGCAAGATCCTCAAGACGCGTGGCCATTTCCCGAGCGACGATGCTGCCAGCAAGCTGATCTGGCTGGCCTTGCGCAACATTACGGCCGACTGGGGACGGGCGGCCAAGGATTGGAAGGACGCCATGAACCAATTCGCCATCCTCTACGCTGAACGCTTTGAAGCGGCTCGCGGATAA
- a CDS encoding replication protein: protein MTEPPKKKKGSILPSKDAFLDPQLDLFQNFLCNTENERDQLSNTIELWDSMPKYAVSAKAMNKLRTAEGNLPRQEMNFRHKGRDYSIRVTPSIVEDENGKDKSYYPSATEELVEDALRKIAVEQYAGFFDRPNFRSGVVFSLYMLRSELQRRGHTRSYQEIKRSLDILSSSIIEIRMPEDQGFMRSPYLPTVAAVSRTRLAEDPNAKWVVHFHALVTQGIDTLTYRQFNYHKMMALKTQLARWLFKQLVHKFTFASMLNSFDIFYSTVKRDSGLLGNYRQEKEGVRALTGAFEELQEMGVLAEVHREDTLGKRKKIEDVKFLLHPSPEFIKEMKAANKRLSSSIPVDKSHRKLAER from the coding sequence ATGACAGAGCCTCCGAAAAAGAAAAAGGGATCGATCCTACCCTCGAAAGACGCTTTTCTGGACCCCCAACTCGATCTATTCCAAAACTTTCTTTGCAACACCGAAAACGAGCGTGATCAACTTTCAAACACCATAGAGCTTTGGGACAGCATGCCCAAATATGCGGTGTCAGCCAAAGCCATGAACAAATTGCGCACTGCGGAAGGGAATCTGCCGCGCCAGGAGATGAACTTCCGCCACAAGGGGAGGGATTACTCCATACGCGTCACACCAAGCATCGTGGAAGACGAGAACGGCAAGGATAAGTCCTATTATCCAAGCGCGACCGAAGAGCTCGTCGAAGACGCCCTCCGGAAAATCGCCGTGGAACAGTACGCCGGCTTTTTCGACCGGCCGAACTTCCGCAGCGGGGTCGTTTTTTCGCTTTACATGCTGCGCAGCGAACTACAGAGGAGGGGACACACGCGATCCTACCAGGAGATTAAACGCAGCCTCGACATCCTCTCGTCCAGCATCATCGAAATCCGCATGCCGGAAGATCAGGGCTTCATGCGCTCCCCCTATCTCCCAACCGTCGCAGCCGTATCCAGAACACGACTAGCCGAAGATCCGAATGCGAAATGGGTTGTCCATTTCCATGCGCTCGTCACCCAGGGCATCGACACGCTGACCTACCGGCAGTTCAACTATCACAAAATGATGGCGCTGAAGACCCAGTTGGCGCGCTGGTTGTTCAAGCAGCTCGTCCATAAGTTCACCTTCGCGAGCATGCTCAATTCGTTCGACATCTTTTACAGCACGGTCAAACGCGACAGTGGACTGCTTGGTAACTACCGACAGGAAAAAGAAGGTGTACGCGCGCTCACCGGGGCATTCGAAGAACTACAGGAAATGGGCGTGCTTGCCGAGGTCCATCGGGAAGATACATTAGGAAAACGCAAGAAAATCGAGGACGTGAAATTCCTCCTCCATCCCAGCCCCGAATTCATCAAAGAAATGAAGGCGGCCAACAAGCGCCTTTCTTCCTCTATTCCTGTGGATAAATCCCACCGGAAACTCGCAGAGCGGTAG
- a CDS encoding AAA family ATPase, which produces MKTLAILSQKGGAGKTTLAINLAVAADKATRGKAALIDLDPQASAASWGDSRQADTPPVVSAQASRLGPCLEAAKEAGAKFVIIDTAPHSESTSLAAARAADLVIIPCRAAILDLRAINTTIDLAKLAGTPAAVVLNAVPPRGSITEEAAAAVAGYETTLAPIRITQRAAFVHSLTLGKSIQEYEPTGKGADEIKQLYKWICKQIIM; this is translated from the coding sequence ATGAAGACACTGGCCATCCTTTCGCAAAAAGGCGGAGCGGGAAAAACGACCCTCGCCATCAATCTTGCCGTGGCGGCCGACAAGGCCACTCGCGGAAAAGCCGCGCTCATCGATCTCGATCCTCAGGCCAGCGCCGCAAGCTGGGGCGACAGCCGCCAGGCGGATACGCCGCCGGTCGTGTCGGCTCAGGCCAGCCGTCTCGGACCCTGCCTCGAGGCCGCCAAAGAAGCGGGAGCCAAGTTCGTCATCATCGACACCGCACCGCATTCCGAAAGCACTTCGTTGGCGGCGGCACGTGCCGCCGATCTGGTAATCATTCCCTGCCGCGCAGCCATCCTCGACCTGCGTGCCATCAACACCACCATTGATCTCGCCAAGCTCGCCGGTACACCGGCGGCCGTGGTATTGAACGCCGTTCCACCCCGTGGCTCCATCACGGAAGAGGCCGCGGCGGCCGTAGCCGGTTATGAAACCACCCTGGCTCCCATACGCATCACGCAGCGCGCTGCGTTCGTACACTCATTGACACTAGGCAAGTCTATTCAGGAATACGAGCCAACAGGGAAGGGGGCCGATGAAATAAAACAACTTTACAAATGGATATGCAAACAGATTATCATGTAG
- a CDS encoding tyrosine-type recombinase/integrase, whose product MPTGSWLFFNTRRMMAVSLSAREVALLRGRIEGMPYPALARLYLDSQDPLEARHKVDTLRKRLARKAELVRRPDLLTCWLAEEGEHHERWQQQALKALEQLLALPEPVPDLDDPVVLWLPPKVAKTLIQAGFTTLRPIYATVLEQGCHWWVAIRGVGPGCGRAVLRLFASMGLAGSWEKKRVPVQTLAENVLQHLSVARSEWSELDGSRGSNRERSRRCRLDVQNDFQAIEAWLSLYAGNQGTCRQYRREAERFARWCVFQRNKAFSSADTQDCADYLAFIEAPEAGWLGAYGVVKSNDRWAPFRATSNGGLAPRSRKLARTVLHALCRWLVEQAYLEFNPFAGLTRPRLQQPSYARRALSLEQWYWLLEYGEEQIVGAVSELKRKKYRRVLFVLRFAYETGLRLSELVGAKVGDVVADVSTGGEPQWWLKVRGKGGKIREVPISEGLLVCISEQLAERAYPEIEKCDATVPLIGRVRLKRAEARSVSMSADLPLTASGLHYLLRDYFEEAAQTLVEREPKWAEQIAKATTHWLRHSCATHAVAAGLPLDVLRENLGHEDLATTSLYVRTARDRQYEETTKWHRVRDVMENR is encoded by the coding sequence ATGCCCACGGGTAGCTGGCTGTTTTTTAATACCAGGAGAATGATGGCCGTGTCGTTAAGCGCGCGTGAAGTGGCCTTGTTGAGAGGCAGGATCGAAGGGATGCCCTACCCTGCCTTGGCCCGGCTTTATCTCGACAGTCAGGATCCGCTGGAAGCGCGCCATAAGGTCGATACACTGCGCAAGCGGTTGGCCCGCAAGGCGGAATTGGTACGTCGCCCCGATTTGTTAACCTGCTGGCTTGCGGAGGAAGGTGAGCATCATGAGCGGTGGCAGCAACAGGCGCTCAAGGCTTTGGAACAGCTGTTGGCACTGCCCGAGCCGGTTCCCGATCTCGATGATCCCGTGGTTCTTTGGTTGCCCCCTAAGGTCGCAAAAACGCTGATTCAGGCCGGTTTTACGACCTTGCGGCCAATTTATGCCACCGTGCTCGAACAGGGATGTCACTGGTGGGTTGCCATACGCGGTGTAGGCCCTGGTTGCGGGCGCGCGGTTCTCCGTTTATTTGCATCGATGGGGCTTGCTGGTTCATGGGAGAAAAAGCGGGTACCGGTACAAACGCTTGCAGAAAACGTTCTGCAACACTTAAGCGTGGCGAGATCGGAATGGTCTGAGTTGGATGGCTCGCGAGGCAGCAATCGGGAACGATCGCGTCGTTGTCGCTTGGATGTTCAGAATGATTTCCAAGCGATAGAGGCTTGGTTGTCGTTGTATGCAGGCAATCAAGGGACTTGCCGGCAGTATCGCCGGGAAGCTGAACGCTTCGCGAGATGGTGTGTTTTCCAACGCAATAAGGCTTTTTCCTCGGCCGATACTCAGGATTGCGCCGATTACCTGGCATTTATAGAAGCACCGGAAGCAGGTTGGCTAGGGGCTTATGGTGTGGTGAAGAGTAATGATCGATGGGCGCCCTTTCGAGCCACGTCGAATGGAGGACTCGCTCCTCGTAGCCGCAAGTTGGCTAGAACGGTTTTACATGCTCTGTGCCGCTGGTTGGTTGAGCAGGCCTATTTGGAATTCAATCCTTTTGCAGGTTTAACCAGGCCTCGATTGCAGCAGCCGTCCTACGCTCGTAGAGCATTGTCTCTGGAGCAGTGGTATTGGCTCTTGGAATACGGCGAAGAGCAAATTGTGGGAGCGGTATCTGAACTCAAGAGGAAAAAGTACCGGCGAGTGTTGTTTGTTCTGCGTTTTGCCTATGAAACCGGCTTACGGCTGAGCGAACTGGTTGGGGCTAAGGTGGGTGATGTCGTTGCGGATGTGAGTACAGGAGGCGAACCGCAGTGGTGGCTTAAGGTAAGGGGTAAGGGTGGAAAAATCCGTGAGGTTCCGATTTCGGAAGGTTTGCTTGTCTGCATAAGCGAACAATTGGCGGAACGGGCTTACCCGGAAATTGAGAAATGTGATGCGACAGTGCCTCTTATCGGCAGAGTGCGCTTGAAAAGAGCAGAAGCTCGCAGTGTTTCGATGTCTGCAGATTTGCCTTTGACGGCTTCAGGTTTGCATTACCTGCTTAGGGACTATTTCGAAGAAGCTGCTCAGACTTTAGTGGAGCGGGAGCCGAAATGGGCTGAACAGATAGCTAAAGCAACAACCCATTGGTTAAGGCATAGCTGTGCAACACACGCGGTTGCTGCGGGTTTACCACTGGATGTGTTACGGGAAAATTTAGGCCATGAAGATTTGGCGACGACGTCTTTGTATGTGAGGACAGCACGCGATCGGCAGTACGAGGAGACGACGAAATGGCACCGGGTACGGGATGTTATGGAAAATCGATAG